A genome region from Pseudomonadota bacterium includes the following:
- the rpmE gene encoding 50S ribosomal protein L31 — protein MKKDIHPDYHTIKVMMTDGTTFETKSTWGKKGDTLRLEIDPSTHPAWTGQHRLLDTGGQLAKFKNRFKGFSVE, from the coding sequence ATGAAGAAAGATATCCATCCAGATTATCATACCATCAAGGTGATGATGACTGACGGGACAACATTTGAGACTAAGTCAACTTGGGGCAAAAAAGGTGATACTTTGCGTCTTGAGATTGATCCCTCAACGCATCCAGCATGGACAGGTCAACATCGCTTGTTGGACACAGGTGGTCAATTGGCCAAGTTTAAAAATCGCTTTAAGGGATTTTCCGTTGAATAA
- the cmk gene encoding (d)CMP kinase, with protein sequence MLVIAVDGFSGAGKGELSRGLAKTLGLAFLDTGLIYRAVAWKGLSQDCDLTDPQALAKIVSSLSQNDLKKPELRSDTVAQMASKVAAIEVVRSALLGFQRDFAENPPANKCGVVLDGRDIGTEILPHADVKFFVTARPEIRATRRFKELKARGVACTYDSVLQEMQKRDARDQSRAVSPLKAAADAYIIDTSDFTIDEMVETAVKFVQQRMQDTEKAEER encoded by the coding sequence TTGCTGGTCATAGCCGTTGATGGTTTCAGTGGTGCAGGCAAGGGAGAACTTTCCCGAGGTTTAGCCAAGACTTTAGGGCTTGCTTTCCTGGATACAGGCTTGATTTATCGGGCAGTTGCTTGGAAAGGTCTATCGCAAGATTGCGATCTAACAGATCCTCAAGCACTTGCGAAAATTGTCTCTAGTTTATCGCAGAATGATCTTAAAAAACCTGAATTACGTAGTGACACTGTAGCGCAGATGGCTTCGAAGGTTGCGGCTATTGAGGTGGTGCGATCAGCTTTGTTGGGTTTTCAAAGAGATTTTGCCGAAAACCCTCCCGCCAACAAGTGTGGTGTTGTCCTTGATGGCCGAGATATTGGTACTGAGATTTTGCCCCATGCTGATGTAAAATTTTTTGTAACAGCAAGGCCAGAAATTCGAGCCACGCGGCGTTTTAAAGAGCTCAAAGCGCGTGGAGTAGCTTGTACATACGATTCAGTGTTGCAAGAAATGCAAAAACGTGATGCACGAGATCAAAGTAGAGCAGTCAGCCCTTTAAAGGCAGCTGCAGATGCGTATATAATAGATACATCGGATTTCACCATTGATGAGATGGTTGAGACGGCAGTTAAGTTCGTTCAGCAAAGAATGCAGGATACTGAAAAAGCTGAAGAACGGTAA